A window of Mastomys coucha isolate ucsf_1 unplaced genomic scaffold, UCSF_Mcou_1 pScaffold1, whole genome shotgun sequence genomic DNA:
ATCATGAACAAGAGGGTGTGCGCCCAGCTAGTATGGGGATCCTGCAGCATTGGGCTGCTTGTGGCCATAATTCAAATTGCATCTGTGTTCAGGGCACCTTTCTGTGACAGAGAAGTAGCCCACTATTTCTGTGACATCCGCCCAGTTATGAAACTGTCCTGTGCTGATACTACTCTGCATGATATCATTAACTTTATCATCAGCTCACTGGTTATTGTGGTACCCATGGGCCTGGTTTTCATCTCTTACATTCTCATCATCTCCACCATCCTCAAGATTGCCTCTGCTGAGGGACGGAAGAAGGCCTTTGCAACCTGTGCCTCTCACCTCACAGTGGTCATCATCCACTATGGCTGTGCCTCCATTGCCTACCTCAAGCCCAAATCAGAGAACACCAGGGATCAGGACCAGCTGATCTCAGTAACCTACACTGTGTTTACTCCTCTCCTTAACCCTGTGGTATATACCTTGAGAAACAAAGAAGTCAAGGATGCCATTTACCGTGCTATTGGGAAAAAACCTCTTGCCTAGGATACCTGGCAGTTTGGCATACAGTGAATTCCCTTTGTTTACCTGCAGTTTCAATTAGTCATAGTCAATTCTGatctgaaaatataaatagaatatttctttttgagacatttttaattaattaattaacttatttatttatttaatgtatgagtactcTTGGAACATGAATCATCCCTTCCTTCACTGCATCCATATTGTGCATGTTACCCACTGATACTGTATTGTATCAGTATCTTGTGAACAAAATGCAGACAACACTCACCTAACATTTTATTACCATATATTGTTATAATTGTCCTATTGTATCATTATAGCATTTTgtcttttcatgtgtgtatgtatgtgtgtgctattcatgtgtgtgtatgcatgtttgaatgtatgtgaatatatgtgagcatattcatacatgtgtttgtgtctgtgtaaggTCATGAAGTTGATATTAGGAATTTTCCTTGGTCActcttctactttatttttttaaggtggCATCTCTCCACTAAGCTCAGAGCTTATGAATACAACAAGTCTCTTTAGCCAGATTTGCTCTGGTTGTTCCAGATGTCCACCACCTGAAGATGGAATTTCAGGTGGGCTGCACCATCTCCTCCTGACCTTCACAGGGGTCCTGGGGATTGCTACCCCAGTCCTGACACATGTATAACAAGTGCTTGATCCACTGAGAATTTTCATATCATCAGCTATTGTGCTAATCTATCTGCATGCttaatttataaatcaaaatGTACCATGAACACGCGTAAGTTGGAGAAACAGTTTATATAAGGTTTAGAGCTTATCTACTTCAATTT
This region includes:
- the LOC116071214 gene encoding olfactory receptor 10J1-like, with protein sequence MMRRNHTVVSEFVFQGFSSFQEYKFTLFMVFLALYLLTLTGNVIIMMIIGIDRHLHTPMYFFLCMLSTSETVYTLVIVPRMLASLVGSSQSISLAGCATQMFFFITLAINNCFLLTAMGYDRYVAICNPLRYTVIMNKRVCAQLVWGSCSIGLLVAIIQIASVFRAPFCDREVAHYFCDIRPVMKLSCADTTLHDIINFIISSLVIVVPMGLVFISYILIISTILKIASAEGRKKAFATCASHLTVVIIHYGCASIAYLKPKSENTRDQDQLISVTYTVFTPLLNPVVYTLRNKEVKDAIYRAIGKKPLA